From Roseibium alexandrii DFL-11, the proteins below share one genomic window:
- the hisD gene encoding histidinol dehydrogenase yields the protein MTVEYLKKADLTSKTDASETTKVVQEILDTIEAGGDAAAMEYAAKFDKYDGEIILNDAEIEAASAKVPEKLKRDIEFAHANVRRFAEAQRETCQNIEVEVVPGLIAGQKSIPVNTAGCYIPGGRYSHIASAIMTVTTAKVAGCENIVACSPPRPGIGINPAIIYAAHVCGADKIVAMGGVQGVAAMTFGLFDLPKANILVGPGNQFVAEAKRILFGRVGIDMFAGPTDSLILADKTADPEVVAADLVGQAEHGYNSPVWLVTDTRSLAEEVMALVPKLIDDLPEVNSQNAAAAWRDYAEVILCDTREEMAATSDAYAPEHLTVQAEDLDWWLNRLSCYGSLFLGEETTVAFGDKASGTNHVLPTSGAASYTGGLSVHKFMKIVTWQRATRDGAKPVAEATARISRLEGMEGHARTADIRLRKYFPGENFDLSAEAAE from the coding sequence ATGACTGTTGAATATCTGAAGAAAGCAGATCTGACCTCCAAGACCGATGCGTCCGAGACCACAAAGGTCGTTCAGGAGATCCTCGATACGATTGAAGCCGGTGGCGACGCCGCTGCGATGGAGTATGCCGCCAAGTTCGACAAGTATGACGGCGAAATCATCCTGAACGATGCCGAGATCGAGGCCGCAAGCGCCAAGGTTCCCGAAAAACTGAAGCGCGACATCGAGTTTGCCCACGCCAACGTCAGGCGCTTTGCCGAGGCCCAACGCGAGACCTGCCAGAACATCGAGGTTGAGGTCGTTCCGGGCCTCATCGCCGGCCAAAAGAGCATCCCCGTTAATACAGCCGGCTGCTACATCCCCGGCGGCCGCTATAGCCACATCGCCAGCGCAATCATGACTGTTACCACCGCCAAGGTGGCGGGCTGTGAGAACATTGTTGCCTGCTCGCCGCCAAGGCCTGGCATTGGCATCAACCCGGCAATCATTTATGCGGCCCATGTCTGCGGCGCCGACAAGATCGTCGCCATGGGCGGGGTCCAGGGTGTGGCCGCCATGACATTCGGTCTGTTCGACCTGCCAAAAGCCAACATTCTTGTCGGTCCGGGCAACCAGTTCGTCGCCGAAGCCAAACGCATTTTGTTCGGCCGCGTCGGGATTGACATGTTCGCAGGGCCTACCGACAGCTTGATCCTTGCCGACAAGACAGCGGATCCGGAAGTGGTCGCTGCCGATCTCGTTGGTCAGGCGGAGCACGGTTACAATTCACCGGTCTGGCTCGTCACCGACACCCGGTCACTGGCTGAAGAAGTCATGGCACTCGTGCCAAAACTCATTGACGATCTGCCGGAGGTGAACAGTCAAAACGCAGCTGCGGCCTGGCGTGACTATGCCGAGGTGATCCTTTGCGACACCCGAGAGGAGATGGCGGCTACATCTGACGCCTACGCACCCGAGCATTTAACTGTTCAGGCCGAAGATCTGGATTGGTGGCTGAACCGCTTGTCCTGCTACGGGTCCCTCTTCCTCGGAGAAGAAACAACTGTTGCCTTCGGCGACAAGGCCTCGGGCACCAACCATGTGCTGCCGACATCCGGAGCTGCGTCCTACACAGGCGGCTTGTCGGTCCACAAATTCATGAAGATCGTCACCTGGCAGCGGGCCACCCGCGACGGCGCCAAGCCTGTCGCCGAAGCAACGGCGCGTATCTCCCGCCTGGAAGGCATGGAAGGGCACGCCCGCACCGCCGACATCCGGCTGCGGAAGTATTTCCCCGGTGAAAACTTCGACTTGAGCGCAGAGGCGGCAGAGTAA
- a CDS encoding Crp/Fnr family transcriptional regulator, whose amino-acid sequence MTDSMNFKTKCHACPLRQKDVFRQFEDRELDFVAKFKTGELQVEAGSTIILEDNKTPHIYTLLEGWAFRHTSLADGRRQVLNFALPGDLLGLQLAVLNEMQHTVTALTDTTLCVFQKDKVWSVFKDYPGLAFSMTWMASREEQLIDGHLLSLGRRNAQERLAYLLLHLHDRAETVGYAQNQSFDAPFTQAHLSDALGITPVHTNRTIRTLQSENYFSWKQNRIRILNREGLEDLAAYERDVKTLRPLI is encoded by the coding sequence ATGACGGACAGCATGAATTTTAAAACAAAGTGCCATGCATGCCCGCTCAGGCAGAAAGACGTTTTCCGGCAATTCGAAGATAGAGAACTTGACTTCGTAGCCAAGTTCAAAACGGGTGAACTTCAGGTCGAGGCCGGTTCAACCATCATTTTGGAAGACAACAAGACGCCCCACATATACACCCTCCTTGAAGGGTGGGCCTTCCGCCACACATCGCTTGCAGACGGACGGCGCCAAGTGTTGAACTTTGCCCTGCCAGGTGACCTTCTCGGACTACAGCTCGCTGTATTGAATGAAATGCAGCACACGGTTACAGCGCTGACTGACACGACATTGTGTGTCTTTCAAAAGGACAAGGTCTGGTCGGTTTTCAAGGATTATCCCGGCCTTGCATTTTCCATGACCTGGATGGCATCGCGCGAAGAACAGCTGATTGACGGCCACCTTCTGAGCCTTGGTCGCCGCAACGCTCAAGAACGGCTCGCCTATTTGCTCCTGCATCTCCACGACCGTGCAGAAACAGTCGGATACGCTCAGAACCAGTCGTTTGATGCACCCTTTACGCAGGCACACCTTTCAGATGCACTCGGTATTACACCGGTCCACACCAACAGAACCATCCGAACATTACAAAGCGAAAACTATTTCAGCTGGAAACAGAACCGGATCCGTATTCTGAACAGGGAAGGCTTGGAGGATCTTGCTGCCTATGAACGCGATGTCAAAACACTCCGGCCGTTGATTTAA
- a CDS encoding TRAP transporter substrate-binding protein yields MKKTEDLASHERRNFLKLTSKGAFTAAVVAGAAGTLWSDEAVAQTAQEERAREQAADHTMTLATAYVLGASRSYPIMQLDLKENIQNATNGKVYVKLAPGGQLGAGGALAQAVQGGTIQAAQHSLSNFAPFASAVDLINMPYFCGSNQRFTNLVTSDAWKKEVHPKIEASGFKALFYVVIDPRVVAVRKGGNKVITPADLDGVKFRVPGSAMLQQYYRMVGANPTPVAWGETPSAIKQGVADALDPSVGALYVFGFKDILSHVTFTQAVPDSQVYSMNLEWFNSLPADVQQGIEFAGEITAQQNLAKVPAARSYAMAELAKSGVEFHSLTDDQLAEWQAAGGYQREEWDQFKVELAGSMDAFGRLEEAANTQGRLYVHDA; encoded by the coding sequence ATGAAAAAGACCGAAGACTTGGCCTCACATGAGCGCCGTAATTTCTTGAAATTGACCAGCAAGGGTGCTTTCACGGCAGCCGTCGTGGCCGGTGCAGCCGGAACCCTTTGGTCTGACGAGGCCGTTGCCCAGACCGCGCAGGAAGAACGGGCGCGTGAGCAGGCTGCTGACCACACCATGACCCTGGCGACCGCTTACGTACTGGGTGCATCCCGCAGCTATCCGATCATGCAGCTGGACCTGAAAGAAAACATCCAGAACGCTACGAACGGCAAAGTCTACGTCAAACTCGCACCTGGCGGACAGCTCGGCGCCGGTGGGGCACTCGCCCAGGCAGTTCAGGGTGGGACCATTCAGGCAGCTCAGCACTCCCTATCCAACTTTGCACCGTTTGCATCCGCCGTTGACCTGATCAACATGCCGTATTTCTGCGGTTCCAATCAGCGCTTCACCAATCTCGTGACGTCGGACGCCTGGAAAAAGGAAGTCCACCCGAAGATCGAAGCATCCGGCTTCAAGGCCCTTTTCTACGTGGTCATTGACCCGCGCGTTGTTGCAGTCCGCAAGGGTGGAAACAAAGTCATCACACCGGCTGATCTCGATGGCGTGAAATTCCGCGTACCGGGATCCGCAATGCTGCAGCAATATTACCGCATGGTTGGCGCCAACCCGACACCGGTTGCCTGGGGTGAGACACCATCTGCGATCAAGCAGGGCGTGGCAGATGCACTCGATCCGTCCGTCGGTGCGCTCTATGTGTTCGGCTTCAAGGACATTTTGAGCCATGTGACGTTCACACAGGCCGTGCCGGACAGTCAGGTCTACTCCATGAACCTCGAGTGGTTTAACTCCTTGCCTGCCGATGTTCAGCAGGGCATCGAGTTCGCAGGCGAAATCACGGCTCAGCAGAACCTTGCGAAAGTTCCAGCCGCACGCTCCTATGCGATGGCAGAACTGGCCAAATCCGGCGTGGAATTCCACTCGCTCACGGACGACCAGCTAGCCGAATGGCAGGCTGCCGGCGGATATCAGCGCGAGGAATGGGACCAGTTCAAGGTTGAGCTGGCGGGGTCCATGGACGCCTTTGGCCGTCTCGAAGAAGCGGCCAACACACAGGGCCGACTTTACGTTCACGACGCCTAA
- a CDS encoding TRAP transporter small permease has translation MSSVLQAVDKNGERWLLLLFYVMLVLTMFIEVVRREVFAYSSIWGEEIVRYSFIYLAWIGAAAAVKERGHIRIDVLMQYVGPKAKALLYILGDIVMAVVAVIAFYWSLETVLVSAKFGSVTHGLRISQVWFLSAVPLGFALILFRLAQSFLRDIRDLRDGKPVYEGDKLFD, from the coding sequence ATGTCATCTGTCCTTCAAGCTGTAGACAAGAACGGCGAACGCTGGCTGCTTCTTCTGTTCTACGTCATGCTGGTGCTGACCATGTTCATCGAAGTGGTCCGGCGCGAAGTCTTCGCCTACTCGTCGATCTGGGGCGAGGAGATTGTTCGCTATTCCTTCATTTACCTCGCCTGGATCGGTGCGGCGGCTGCGGTCAAGGAACGCGGACACATCCGGATCGACGTCCTGATGCAGTATGTCGGCCCGAAAGCGAAGGCATTGCTCTACATTCTCGGCGATATTGTCATGGCTGTCGTGGCAGTCATTGCGTTCTATTGGTCGCTCGAAACCGTACTTGTCTCTGCGAAGTTCGGATCGGTGACCCACGGTCTGCGCATCTCGCAAGTCTGGTTCCTCAGTGCTGTACCTCTTGGCTTCGCGCTGATCCTTTTCCGTCTCGCCCAGTCGTTCCTGCGCGATATCCGCGATCTTCGTGACGGCAAACCCGTCTACGAAGGCGACAAACTGTTCGACTAA
- a CDS encoding amidoligase family protein has translation MQNQDVHDARAVFSELNASDRRVGVEIEFGGLSASKAASVVHEIVGGETKEVDAHRYKIHGTSLGSVTIELDSKYVHTDNDDTDVQKKARQIAGDLGASIVPTELITAPIFLSDLGTVDTLVRALADAGAIGNEQPHLACGLHLNIEWKSKSIDAILRVLQAYLLMAPKLRDEIEPDPTRKLLPFIARFPSDYERTVLDPAYEPDSKTFIRDYCSANPNKNRELDLLPLLASLDSDCVEEALGKHPGAVRPAFHYRLPDARIEDASWSVAEEWKRWERVEDLAANPKELLDQIENWRANNERPEGLLGAAKRLINRVKSS, from the coding sequence ATGCAAAACCAAGATGTTCATGACGCACGGGCTGTTTTTTCCGAGTTAAATGCATCTGACCGCCGGGTCGGTGTTGAGATTGAGTTCGGTGGCTTGTCGGCTTCAAAGGCTGCGAGCGTGGTTCACGAGATTGTCGGTGGAGAGACTAAAGAAGTCGATGCTCATCGATACAAAATCCACGGAACGTCTCTCGGCAGCGTCACAATCGAACTCGACAGCAAGTATGTTCACACCGACAACGACGATACGGACGTTCAGAAAAAGGCGCGCCAGATCGCTGGCGACCTCGGCGCGTCAATTGTGCCGACTGAGCTTATAACCGCGCCCATTTTTCTGTCCGATTTGGGCACCGTGGATACGCTTGTACGGGCTCTCGCAGACGCCGGCGCGATTGGGAATGAACAGCCCCATCTGGCTTGCGGCTTGCACCTGAATATCGAATGGAAGAGCAAATCCATCGACGCCATCTTGAGGGTCCTGCAAGCATACCTGCTTATGGCCCCGAAGTTGCGCGACGAGATTGAGCCGGATCCGACCCGGAAGCTTTTGCCGTTCATTGCGAGGTTCCCGTCTGACTATGAGCGGACTGTTCTTGATCCGGCGTATGAGCCGGATTCGAAAACATTCATTCGTGACTACTGTTCGGCCAATCCCAACAAAAACAGAGAGTTGGATCTTTTACCGCTGCTGGCTTCGCTTGATAGCGACTGCGTTGAAGAAGCACTTGGAAAACATCCCGGTGCTGTCCGTCCAGCATTCCACTACCGGTTGCCTGATGCACGCATCGAAGACGCCTCATGGTCCGTAGCCGAGGAGTGGAAACGATGGGAACGCGTCGAAGACCTCGCAGCCAACCCGAAGGAACTCTTGGACCAAATCGAAAATTGGCGCGCCAACAACGAGCGGCCGGAAGGGCTTCTGGGGGCGGCAAAACGATTGATCAACCGGGTGAAGAGCTCATGA
- a CDS encoding metallophosphoesterase family protein, producing MLLSDPKSQKSDVLPTVLAGPIIRRIQSDRLAIWLAVRVQGPVRLELFPPEMDARSIELDPTAPELLWLRAGEQLSYLLVDLVLSDPLPEEVLIPYRLSLFVEKPVGDGGRWEDHTHWAKDLCYPGRDLPFIRIPKKVSSVMHGSCRKPHSSCADGLVAADRAVEQAISDNEAQHPMPELLVLSGDQVYVDDAAGPMVQAITALVDVLGLPDENLPGIEHGAPASGTALRDAGGFLYKRDQLLPKIDQNASVFDVMFGGTQKPIFTSLHARNHLMTLAEMLAMYLLVWSPACWAVLPERKAPGDLSDKDQRMYDREVPDIDEFVSGLANVRRLLAHIPTAMIFDDHDVTDDWNLSLAWEEAAYGHPLARRVIGNALIAYGINQGWGNRPKTIREDLKTVFEAALQRPGSEDHEAAIDHILDYEKWDFEWPTDPPLIALDTRTRRWRSERNSHFPSGLLDWEAATELQARLRNKDAVLLVSAAPIFGVKLIESVQKLFTLLGKPLMVDAEYWMAHPGTASAILNIFQHRNTPKHFVILSGDVHYSFVYDVELRNGRQSRTRQSGQNPEIWQICSSGIKNKWPDRLLAVLDHGNRWAFAPRSPLNWLTKRRGMRIIPRKPEGTPHGRRILNAPGIGLVELSDDGAPVRISQLASTGEIYNFERREDEVHYG from the coding sequence ATGTTGTTGAGCGATCCGAAGTCGCAAAAATCTGATGTGCTTCCCACGGTATTAGCCGGACCCATCATCCGCCGTATTCAATCAGACCGTTTGGCGATCTGGCTCGCAGTTCGGGTGCAGGGCCCGGTCAGACTTGAGCTTTTCCCGCCAGAGATGGACGCGCGAAGCATCGAGTTGGACCCGACAGCACCAGAGTTGCTTTGGCTGAGGGCCGGAGAACAACTCAGTTATCTTCTTGTCGATCTCGTCCTGTCTGACCCCTTGCCGGAAGAGGTGTTGATACCCTACCGGCTAAGCCTTTTTGTTGAAAAGCCAGTGGGGGACGGGGGTCGATGGGAAGACCACACGCATTGGGCAAAGGATCTTTGTTATCCCGGCCGTGATCTCCCGTTCATTCGGATCCCGAAGAAAGTCTCTTCGGTCATGCACGGCTCATGCAGGAAGCCGCACAGCTCCTGTGCTGACGGGCTGGTTGCTGCCGACCGGGCTGTCGAGCAGGCGATTTCTGACAACGAGGCGCAACACCCCATGCCGGAGTTGCTGGTCCTGAGCGGAGACCAGGTCTATGTGGACGATGCTGCTGGTCCGATGGTGCAGGCAATCACCGCGCTGGTAGACGTCTTGGGCCTCCCGGATGAGAACCTGCCCGGGATAGAGCATGGGGCGCCGGCAAGTGGAACAGCATTGCGGGATGCCGGCGGCTTTTTGTACAAGCGGGACCAGCTCTTGCCGAAGATCGATCAGAATGCCTCGGTCTTCGATGTCATGTTTGGCGGGACGCAAAAACCGATCTTCACATCCCTGCACGCCAGAAATCACCTGATGACCCTGGCTGAAATGCTGGCGATGTACCTGCTTGTCTGGTCACCGGCCTGTTGGGCTGTTCTGCCGGAGCGCAAGGCACCGGGCGATCTCTCAGACAAAGACCAGCGGATGTATGACCGGGAAGTCCCGGATATTGATGAATTTGTAAGCGGGCTTGCCAACGTTCGCCGATTGCTGGCCCACATTCCGACAGCCATGATTTTCGACGATCACGATGTCACAGACGACTGGAACCTCTCGCTTGCCTGGGAAGAGGCGGCCTACGGGCATCCGCTGGCGCGCCGGGTGATCGGCAATGCGCTCATTGCCTATGGCATCAATCAGGGCTGGGGCAATCGACCGAAAACCATTCGGGAAGATCTGAAGACCGTATTCGAAGCTGCCCTGCAGCGGCCTGGGTCCGAAGACCATGAAGCTGCAATCGACCATATTCTGGATTATGAGAAGTGGGATTTCGAGTGGCCGACCGATCCGCCCTTGATCGCGCTGGATACGCGGACCCGCAGATGGCGGTCTGAACGCAACAGCCATTTCCCGTCCGGTCTTCTCGACTGGGAAGCGGCGACGGAATTGCAGGCCCGGCTTCGGAACAAGGATGCGGTGTTGCTCGTGTCGGCTGCGCCGATCTTCGGGGTGAAACTGATCGAATCCGTCCAAAAACTGTTTACGCTCCTCGGCAAACCGCTGATGGTGGATGCGGAATACTGGATGGCCCATCCAGGGACGGCGAGCGCGATCCTCAATATTTTTCAGCATCGGAACACGCCGAAACATTTCGTCATTCTGTCCGGAGATGTTCACTACTCGTTTGTCTATGACGTGGAGTTGCGCAACGGGCGGCAATCGCGCACCCGGCAATCCGGTCAGAACCCGGAGATCTGGCAAATCTGTTCCAGCGGGATCAAGAACAAATGGCCGGACCGGCTTCTGGCGGTCCTGGATCATGGAAACCGCTGGGCGTTTGCACCGCGCTCACCCCTCAACTGGCTGACAAAGCGCCGAGGCATGCGCATCATCCCGCGCAAGCCGGAAGGAACACCGCACGGGCGCCGCATTTTGAACGCCCCTGGGATCGGTTTGGTAGAACTCAGTGACGACGGGGCGCCGGTTCGGATCAGCCAGCTGGCCTCAACTGGCGAAATCTACAATTTTGAACGGCGGGAAGACGAAGTGCATTACGGCTGA
- a CDS encoding gamma-glutamyl-gamma-aminobutyrate hydrolase family protein, which yields MKPLIGVSTSATGGWRSYLAISFAIRRAGGRSRRITPKTGYSITELDGVIAGGGDDISASVYGGELLPNVRLDPERDALETELIPEAVRLEIPILGICRGAQMINVSLGGTLHTDIWEVFENAPKLRTVLPRKEIRVAADAWLSSVLQTRKCRVNALHHQSIKETGRSLRVSALDDHEIVQAIETRSGKPVLGVQWHPELMPFSKTQQRLFQWLVEAAKNRKDTGEYFELAA from the coding sequence ATGAAACCACTGATCGGCGTATCGACATCAGCAACCGGCGGCTGGCGGTCTTACCTTGCCATTTCCTTCGCGATACGGCGGGCCGGCGGGCGGTCTCGGCGTATCACACCGAAAACCGGGTATTCGATCACAGAGCTGGACGGCGTGATTGCCGGTGGCGGCGATGACATCAGCGCCTCTGTCTATGGTGGAGAATTGCTTCCGAATGTGCGGCTTGATCCGGAACGCGACGCTTTGGAGACAGAGCTCATCCCCGAGGCTGTGAGACTGGAGATCCCGATCCTTGGCATTTGCCGCGGCGCGCAAATGATCAATGTGAGCCTGGGCGGGACACTGCATACCGACATTTGGGAAGTATTCGAGAATGCTCCCAAACTCCGTACTGTGCTGCCTCGGAAGGAAATTCGTGTTGCGGCAGATGCGTGGCTTTCATCGGTCCTTCAAACGCGGAAGTGCCGGGTCAATGCGCTCCATCATCAGTCCATCAAGGAAACAGGTCGTAGTCTGCGGGTTTCTGCCTTGGACGACCACGAGATCGTGCAAGCGATCGAAACCAGATCCGGAAAGCCAGTTCTTGGTGTCCAATGGCATCCGGAATTGATGCCGTTTTCAAAAACACAGCAACGGCTGTTCCAATGGCTCGTTGAGGCCGCAAAGAACCGGAAAGATACCGGCGAATATTTCGAACTCGCGGCCTGA
- a CDS encoding FAD-binding oxidoreductase, whose product MTDKVEILEKTKVTHDVWAITTARPDGFSFEPGQATEVRIDREKWRQEPRPFTFTSLPDDDVLEFTIKAYRDHDGVTNKLDEVKVGETLLVDDPWGAITYKGPGTFIAGGAGITPFLAILRDLKKKGQLSGHRLLFGNKTSDDIILRDELDDMAGLEIIYALSDENKDGMREGHFDNAALKDILGTTDQVFYVCGPQKMVDGVIKNLKALGVSADMIVTED is encoded by the coding sequence ATGACCGACAAGGTTGAAATCCTGGAGAAAACCAAAGTCACTCATGATGTTTGGGCAATCACGACAGCCCGCCCTGATGGGTTCTCATTTGAACCCGGTCAGGCGACGGAAGTGCGGATTGACCGGGAAAAATGGCGGCAAGAACCGCGGCCGTTCACCTTCACCTCCTTGCCGGATGACGACGTTCTGGAATTCACAATCAAGGCGTACCGGGACCATGATGGTGTGACCAACAAGCTGGATGAAGTAAAGGTCGGTGAAACACTCCTGGTTGATGACCCATGGGGCGCAATTACCTACAAGGGGCCGGGGACATTCATTGCTGGCGGGGCAGGAATTACACCGTTCCTGGCGATCCTCCGGGACCTAAAGAAAAAGGGCCAACTGTCCGGCCATCGTCTGTTGTTCGGCAACAAGACGTCCGATGATATCATCTTGAGGGATGAACTGGATGATATGGCCGGTCTTGAGATCATTTATGCCCTGAGTGACGAGAACAAAGACGGCATGCGTGAAGGGCACTTTGATAATGCCGCCTTGAAGGACATCCTGGGAACCACGGATCAAGTGTTCTATGTCTGCGGCCCTCAAAAAATGGTCGACGGCGTTATCAAAAACTTGAAAGCACTCGGCGTCTCCGCTGACATGATCGTCACAGAAGACTGA
- a CDS encoding LacI family DNA-binding transcriptional regulator, producing MSDVPTLADVAARAGVSTATVSRCLNTPDRVTEKTLKTVMDAVNHLGYAPNYSARALAAGRTNMIGAIIPTMENAIFARGIQAFQEELQKNGCTLLVASSSYRQDLEEEQIRTLTARGADALLLIGYQRDPQIYEFLKKRKIPAVLTWASEPSQNFLSVGFDNRKAMKELATDVIGKGHRTIGCISADTATNDRARERVEGIWAAMRDAGLEPDTLQVVETAYSIENGEAAFQQLMSGANPPTAVMCGNDVLAVGALRAAADLGLKVPDDVAITGFDNIELAFVAPVPLTTVHVPHRRMGQLAARALIEALHGRSPESVELPTEVRHRNTL from the coding sequence GTGTCTGACGTGCCCACGCTTGCCGATGTTGCAGCGAGAGCCGGCGTGTCGACTGCGACCGTCTCCCGGTGCCTGAACACACCGGACCGCGTTACGGAAAAGACGCTCAAAACTGTCATGGATGCCGTAAATCACCTTGGCTATGCGCCGAACTACAGTGCCCGGGCACTCGCTGCCGGCCGGACAAATATGATCGGCGCTATCATACCGACAATGGAAAACGCCATTTTTGCGCGTGGCATCCAGGCCTTTCAGGAAGAGCTGCAAAAGAACGGTTGCACGCTTCTCGTTGCCAGCTCTTCCTACAGACAAGATCTTGAAGAAGAGCAAATCCGGACACTGACCGCCCGTGGCGCGGACGCCTTGCTTTTGATCGGTTATCAGCGGGACCCGCAGATCTACGAGTTTTTGAAAAAGCGCAAAATTCCGGCCGTTCTGACCTGGGCATCTGAGCCTTCGCAGAATTTTCTGTCCGTCGGCTTTGACAACCGCAAGGCCATGAAGGAGCTTGCCACAGACGTCATTGGCAAGGGGCACCGGACAATCGGCTGCATATCTGCAGATACCGCGACCAACGACAGGGCACGGGAGCGCGTGGAAGGCATTTGGGCCGCAATGCGGGATGCCGGTCTTGAGCCAGACACTCTGCAAGTTGTCGAGACGGCATATTCGATCGAAAACGGCGAGGCGGCGTTTCAACAATTGATGTCCGGCGCCAATCCTCCGACCGCGGTTATGTGCGGCAACGATGTTTTGGCTGTTGGCGCCCTAAGGGCCGCTGCCGACCTTGGGCTTAAGGTTCCCGATGATGTCGCAATCACAGGCTTTGATAACATCGAGCTGGCTTTCGTTGCACCCGTCCCGCTAACCACAGTCCATGTCCCGCATCGGCGAATGGGACAATTGGCGGCCCGCGCGCTGATTGAAGCATTACACGGCCGGTCGCCGGAGAGCGTCGAACTGCCGACGGAAGTCCGCCATCGCAACACCTTGTAA
- a CDS encoding TRAP transporter large permease yields MLWQHMQPQTIELGWDFYGPVLLFVLLVALAVPVWAAIGAAASLMLVWSGALPLSLVGEKLFSGIDAFALTAVPLFILTGDALVRTGLSRKFLDVAEALTQFAKGGFGSATVLVCGMFAAISGSDAAGAAAVGRMTIDRLVESGYPRPYACALVAAGACTGILIPPSIAYIIIGLVLGISASTLFLAAVIPGIAILVSILATNIIMNRLYGWEGGGNISMGEYFSQLWVAIKSGWYAFIVPIIIFYGIFSGRLTPTEAGATAVVVTIAMGFILGTMRLSDFPAMLVSSAKVNGVIIPIIAFSIPLAEALAIIGVPQGFVAVATGISDEPWVLIMMMILVLIAAGCVMETTPNIVILAPILKPLADNIGMNEIQFCIMMITALGVGFITPPLGLNLFVVSGLTGESILKIAARAIPFVLFMLAVTLLIAYVPAISTTLLPEIYK; encoded by the coding sequence ATGCTTTGGCAACATATGCAACCGCAAACAATTGAGCTTGGTTGGGATTTTTACGGCCCGGTTCTGCTGTTTGTACTACTTGTGGCGCTTGCAGTGCCGGTTTGGGCGGCCATCGGCGCTGCCGCGAGCCTCATGCTTGTCTGGTCCGGCGCGCTTCCGCTGTCGCTGGTCGGCGAAAAGCTATTCAGCGGCATCGACGCCTTCGCACTGACCGCTGTGCCGCTGTTTATTTTGACCGGCGATGCGCTCGTTCGAACGGGTCTCAGTCGAAAATTTCTCGACGTGGCGGAAGCGCTCACGCAGTTCGCCAAGGGTGGCTTTGGCTCCGCCACCGTTCTTGTTTGCGGCATGTTTGCAGCCATTTCAGGCTCGGATGCAGCGGGCGCAGCCGCTGTCGGCCGGATGACCATCGACCGTTTGGTGGAAAGCGGCTACCCGCGTCCCTATGCATGTGCGCTTGTCGCAGCTGGTGCCTGTACCGGCATCCTGATCCCGCCTTCGATCGCCTACATCATTATTGGATTGGTGCTGGGCATCTCCGCATCGACCCTGTTCCTGGCGGCCGTTATCCCGGGGATCGCCATCCTTGTGTCGATCCTCGCGACGAACATCATCATGAACCGGCTCTATGGCTGGGAAGGCGGTGGCAACATCAGCATGGGTGAATACTTCTCCCAGCTTTGGGTTGCCATCAAATCGGGTTGGTACGCCTTCATCGTTCCAATAATCATCTTCTACGGCATCTTTTCCGGCCGTTTGACCCCAACGGAAGCCGGCGCCACCGCTGTCGTGGTGACAATCGCCATGGGCTTTATCCTGGGGACTATGAGGCTGTCAGACTTCCCGGCCATGCTGGTAAGTTCAGCCAAGGTCAATGGTGTGATCATCCCGATCATCGCGTTTTCGATACCCTTGGCCGAAGCCCTTGCCATCATTGGTGTGCCGCAAGGTTTTGTGGCCGTCGCCACCGGCATCAGCGATGAGCCGTGGGTGCTCATCATGATGATGATCCTGGTCTTGATCGCGGCAGGCTGCGTCATGGAAACCACACCGAACATCGTGATCCTGGCGCCAATCCTGAAACCACTCGCCGACAACATCGGCATGAACGAGATCCAGTTCTGCATCATGATGATCACCGCACTCGGTGTCGGTTTCATCACGCCGCCGCTCGGTCTCAATCTGTTCGTCGTCTCAGGCCTGACGGGTGAATCGATATTGAAAATCGCCGCCCGGGCCATTCCTTTCGTCCTCTTCATGCTCGCCGTGACCTTGCTGATTGCCTATGTGCCGGCAATCTCGACCACGCTGCTGCCTGAAATTTACAAGTAG